A window of Caretta caretta isolate rCarCar2 chromosome 13, rCarCar1.hap1, whole genome shotgun sequence contains these coding sequences:
- the LOC142068899 gene encoding ribonuclease-like: protein MAPKSPRPALLPLLCLAAACLALSTADAQYDKFLKRHLDFPKSWAENDQLYCTTMMGKRSIRCQGKNTFVHASEAQLRAVCSSGLSHGQDARDSLGTFRLTFCTRLPKGPCLYRGSSTIARIRLVCHNGSPVQYVRRI from the coding sequence ATGGCCCCAAAGTCACCCCGCCCAgctctcctgcccctgctctgcctggcaGCTGCCTGCCTGGCACTCTCGACAGCTGACGCCCAGTATGATAAATTCCTGAAGAGACATCTCGACTTCCCCAAGTCATGGGCTGAGAACGACCAGCTGTACTGCACAACCATGATGGGGAAGCGTAGCATCCGCTGCCAGGGCAAGAACACCTTCGTCCACGCCAGCGAGGCCCAGCTGAGAGCCGTCTGCAGCTCGGGGTTGAGCCACGGGCAAGATGCCCGCGACAGCCTGGGCACCTTCCGGCTGACCTTCTGCACCCGCCTACCCAAGGGTCCGTGCCTCTACCGGGGCAGCTCCACCATAGCCCGTATCCGCCTGGTCTGCCACAACGGGTCGCCCGTCCAGTACGTGAGGCGTATCTAG
- the LOC142068886 gene encoding ribonuclease-like, producing MASRGPHPALLLPLILLAASLAQLREGTSYSQFLNQHIEFPKSSASSDQISCELMMQRQGLTRPFGITGDTFIQAPTNQVQGVCSSGGKRVRDNVYNSIARFHITTCQLTSISPLGHCISKARIRTRRIHASSLEPVGRISQARCPVPIHTSENLGTQPPQLALRSSA from the exons ATGGCTTCGAGGGGACCCCACCCCGCgctcctgctgcccctcatcctccTGGCCGCCAGCCTGGCCCAGCTTAGAGAAGGCACCAGCTACTCGCAGTTCTTGAACCAACACATTGAATTCCCCAAGAGCAGTGCCTCCAGTGACCAGATCTCCTGCGAACTCATGATGCAGCGCCAGGGCCTGACCCGCCCTTTCGGTATAACCGGCGACACCTTCATCCAAGCCCCCACCAACCAAGTCCAGGGTGTTTGCAGCAGTGGAGGGAAACGGGTCCGCGACAACGTCTATAACAGTATTGCACGCTTCCACATCACCACATGCCAGCTAACATCCATTTCACCACTAGGGCACTGTATCTCCAAGGCTAGAATCCGGACCCGCAGGATCCAT GCCAGCAGCTTGGAGCCTGTGGGGCGGATTTCCCAAGCCAGGTGCCCAGTTCCCATCCACACGAGTGAAAATCTGGGCacccagcctccccagctggcACTGAGATCCTcagcctga
- the LOC125622513 gene encoding uncharacterized protein LOC125622513: protein MQNRIFNKSQVDYPRTAAQNPRTYGNTMMKKQGIYGKILTPFIHAPIPIVNNICFGGGIPNTAYWISPPTPPASCLAGLYITCSKTGWRIWVSFNSAEAGIHHSDDSKGTRTWVDLVTDTALVLRGPRPMLLLPLVLLVACLALAGGQPCVTQNRLFIRHHVNNPRTPAPNPRAYCSMMMRRRRIYGKLINTFIHAPIRPINNVCFGGGTPFPSGLLWSKVSFTITVCIYNLSTCSYTGTYLSSRILISCCQGHPVYYEERMLLPLRV, encoded by the exons ATGCAGAACAGAATATTCAATAAGAGCCAGGTGGACTATCCACGGACCGCAGCCCAAAACCCCAGAACCTACGGCAACACAATGATGAAGAAACAAGGAATTTATGGGAAGATTCTCACCCCCTTCATCCACGCGCCCATCCCAATTGTCAACAACATCTGCTTTGGTGGAGGGATACCCAACACGG CTTACTggatttcccctcccactcctcctgCTTCATGTCTGGCTGGGCTCTATATTACGTGCTCCAAGACAGGATGGAGGATATGGGTGAGTTTCAACTCAGCAGAGGCTGGGATCCATCATTCTGACGACAGCAAAGGAACAAGGACTTGG GTTGATCTAGTGACAGACACAGCCCTGGTTCTGAGGGGACCCCGCCCCatgctcctgctgccccttgtCTTGCTGGTGGcctgcctggctctggctggTGGGCAGCCATGTGTCACGCAGAACAGACTGTTCATTAGGCACCATGTGAACAATCCACGGACCCCAGCCCCCAATCCCAGAGCCTACTGCAGCATGATGATGAGGAGACGGAGAATCTATGGGAAGCTGATCAACACCTTCATCCACGCGCCCATCCGGCCCATCAACAATGTCTGCTTTGGGGGTGGGACACCCTTCCCAAGTGGCCTGCTCTGGAGCAAAGTTTCCTTCACCATCACTGTCTGCATATACAACTTGTCGACCTGCTCCTATACCGGGACATACCTTTCCTCGAGAATTCTCATCAGTTGCTGCCAGGGGCACCCTGTGTACTATGAGGAGCGGATGTTGCTTCCACTCAGGGTATAG